In Thiomicrorhabdus sp., the genomic stretch ATGAATGAGCCACCAGGTAACCGTCTTCGTGTTGCTTTGACTGGTCTGACCATGGCGGAATACTTCCGTGATGAAGGTCGTGACATCCTGTTCTTCGTTGATAACATCTACCGTTATACTCTAGCGGGTACAGAAGTATCAGCACTTCTAGGTCGTCTTCCTTCTGCGGTAGGTTACCAGCCTAACCTTGCTCAGGAAATGGGTCAGGTTCAGGAGCGTATCACTTCTACCAAAACGGGTTCTATCACGTCTATCCAAGCGGTATATGTCCCTGCGGATGACTTGACTGACCCGGCTCCTGCGACTACCTTCGCTCACTTGGATGCGACAGTTGTATTGAACCGTGCGATCGCTGAAACGGGTATCTACCCAGCCATCGATCCACTAGATTCAACGTCTCGTCAGCTTGACCCGCTAGTTGTTGGTCAAGAGCATTATGATGTTGCTCGTAACGTTCAGCAAACGCTACAACGTTATAAAGAGTTGAAAGACATCATCGCGATCCTGGGTATGGACGAACTATCTGAAGAAGACCGCGCATTGGTTGCTCGTGCACGTAAAATGCAACGTTTCTTCTCTCAGCCATACTTCGTAGCGAAAGTGTTCACTGGTGAAGATGGACGTTATGTCCCTCTGAAAGAAACCATCCGTGGTTTCAAAATGATCGCCAGCGGTGAGCTAGACGACGTTCCTGAGCAAGCATTCATGTACGCTGGGGACATCGACGAAGTTCTAGAGAAAGCGAAAAAATATAAAGGGTAATTTATTATGGCAGTCTCAATGCAAGTAGATGTTGTAAGTGCAGAAGGTTCTATCTTTTCCGGAAAGGCGGAGATGGTTTTTGCACAGGCTGCCGACGGTGAGGTTGGCATTATGCCTCACCACACCCAGTTTATCAGCCAGTTGAAACCTGGAACAGTACGTGTTGTTTCTGGTGACGAAGAAGGTCTTTTCTACGTCAACAGCGGCATTATCGAAGTTCAGCCAAGCGTCGTGACTATCCTTGCGGATACCGCGATCCGTGCGGGGGATTTGGATGAAGCTGAAGCTCAGGCAGCAAAACAACGTGCTGAAGAAGCAATGTCTAATGCGAAGTCTGAAACCGACATCGCCCGCGCTCAAATTGAGTTGGCGGAAGCCGTTGCGCAAATTCAATCGATCAGCAAAATGCGTGATCGCTTGCATAAGACTGGGTTGGCTTAATTGTTACCCTAATCAAAAAGCGGAGCTTGTCTCCGCTTTTTTTATCCCCAGCGTTTTTAAATAAGCCCTATATCCGTCCACTGGGTTGTCAGAAAATGCTCATGTGTAATTTGCACACTCCGCTTTTCTTCCTCCCATTGCACGAATCTAGAATTTATTTAAAGACACTGTATTTTAGTGATTACTAATTGATTAATTGGATTTTGTTATGGCATTAAAAGTCGTCATTCTGGCAGCAGGTAAGGGTACTCGCATGCGTTCTTCGCTTCCAAAGGTGCTGCAGCCGCTGGCCGGGCAACCGCTGTTGCAACATGTCGTGAATACGGCGCAGCAACTGGGAGCCGAACAAATTTTCACGGTGGTCGGTCATCAGTCGCATTTGGTCGAAGAAGCCATGTCCGAACAGCAGATCGATTTTGTCGCCCAGACGGAACAGTTGGGCACCGGACATGCGGTGCAGCAGGCAGTGCCGGAAATTGCCGATCACGACACGATTCTGGTTTTATATGGCGATGTACCTCTTACGGCTAAATCGACACTTGATGACCTGCTGGCTCTCGTTTCGGAGCAACATCCGCTGGCATTGTTGACGATTAATCTGGATAACCCGACGGGATATGGACGAATCGTGCGTGATCATCACTTGGCGGTGCAGGCGATTGTCGAACAGAAAGATGCCGATCCGGAGCAACTGCAAATTCAGGAAGTGAACACTGGCATTTTGGCGGCTAAAGGCCAACAGTTAAAACAGTGGCTTTCGCAGCTGGAATCCAATAACGCGCAGGGGGAATTTTATCTGACCGATATTATTGCCATGTGCGTTGCGGACGGTTTCACGGTGCAGACCACTCAACCAAGCGATGAAATCGAAGTGCTTGGGGTCAACGATAAGCTCCAATTGCAAGATCTGGAGCGCCAATACCAACGTTTGATGGCTGAAGAATTAATGAAGCAGGGTGTGACTTTGATTGATGCCTCAAGAATTGATATCCGTGGTAGTGTACAGGCCGGACAGGATGTACAGATTGACACGAATGTCATTTTTGAAGGGGAGGTTGTACTTGGTGATAATGTGAGGATCGGAGCCAATTGCATTTTAAAAAACGTCTCCATCGCTGCGAATAGTGAAATTTACCCGTTCAGTCATTTGGAAGCGTGCGTGGTTGGTGAAAAGGCCAGCATCGGCCCTTATGCGCGCCTGCGTCCGGGTACCGAATTAGCGGATGAAGTCCGCATCGGTAACTTTGTCGAAACCAAGAAAGCCAGAATCGGAAAAGGTTCCAAAGTCAATCACCTGAGTTACGTTGGCGATACGCTGATGGGCGAAGGGTGTAACATCGGCGCCGGAACCATTACCTGTAACTACGATGGCGTCAATAAGCATTTGACCGTGATCGGCGACCGGGTATTTGTTGGTTCCGATAGCCAGTTGGTTGCACCGGTTTCCATCGGCAGTGATGCGACGATCGGTGCTGGTTCGACGATTACCAAAGACGCACCCGAGGGGGAGTTAACCTTGTCGCGCAGTAAACAGCTGACTCTGAAAGGCTGGCAAAAACCGAAAAAATTATAGGAAAATCGATGTTGCAGCACATTCGTTTGGATCCCGATTTATGCGAGGATCTTCGTCGGGATTTGAACGCCGGCGGTTGGCTCATTACTCATCAGGATGTCGGTCAGACTGAACTGGTAGGTTACGGTTATGTCATTCGATGGGAAAAAAACGGCCGCAAGGTGATTCTAAACTATGCTGATCGTCAGGGAGCTGCGGAAGCCAATCTGGAAATTTCTCAGGAGGCACTGGCGGAAATTCAGGCGCTGATCGCAAGGTTGCCCGCGGAATGAATGCTTATATCCGTTTAATGCGTCTGGATCGTCCGATCGGAATTTATCTGGTGCTGTGGCCAGCCTTATGGGCTTTGTGGTTTGCCGAACAAGGCATGCCCGACCTGTGGATTTTAACGGTTTTTATTCTGGGCTCGATTTTGATGCGTTCGGCTGGTTGTGTGATTAATGACTTTGCCGATCGTAACTTTGACGGCCATGTGGAACGCACCTGCTGCCGACCGTTGGCAACGGGTGAGATCAGTACCAAGGCGGCGCTGATCTTTTTTGCTTTCCTCTGTTTACTTTCTTTTGCATTGGTTCTGACATTGAATACCCTGACGGTTCTGCTGTCTTTTGTCGGGGTTGCTTTGGCTGCGCTATACCCGTTTATGAAGCGTTATACCCACTGGCCGCAGGCATTTCTAGGGGCTGCGTTCGCCTGGGCGGTGCCGATGGCGTTTGCCGCGGTTTTAAATGAAATTCCGCCAGCGGCCTGGCTGGTGTTTGCCGCAACACTGATTTGGTCTTTGATTTATGATACCGCCTACGCGGTAGGAGATATGCCGGATGATCTGAAAATCGGTGTGAAATCCACGGCGATTCTGTTTGGAGAAAAGTTGCATATCTGGATCGCTTTTTTCCAGGCCTTGATGATCGGTCTGTTGATTTGGGCCGGTGTAGCATTTGCTATGGGCGGGATTTACTATAGTGGTTTGGCGATCGCTGCCGTTTGGTTCCTGTACGATTTTAAACGTCTTGGTGAAAATGATCCGCAGGTGGCCTTCAAGGTTTTCCTGCAGAATCATTGGATCGGTGTCTTGATTCTGCTGGCAATTGCCGCAGACTTTCAGTTTTAGTGTGTTTTAAGGTTTATTGCAGACGAGAGCCGTGAGACATCTCCAGAATAGGCTCCAGATTGAGCTGCCAGTCGGCCTTTAAAAGTGCTTTGTTCATAATCTGCAACATCGGTGTCAGCAAGTTCGGGTGATAAGGCAGCTCGATGCCGTTACCGTCTTCCGGTTCCAGAATCCACCTTGCTTCCGGCGTATCAAGATTTTCGAACGTCATTCTGCTTAATAGCAATGGCTCTTCTCCAAGCGGAAATTCGGGAACTTCCGGTTCCTCGAAAGGTGCTTGCATCAGCGCACTGAAGATTTCCAGAATATCTTCTTCCATTTCAGAGGTGGGGGTGGACTCTTCCAGCAGCATTTCCGGCTTATTCGGGTGTTTTCCATGCAACGCAGGCAGGAACAGAGAGATAAAACGCCGCGTCAGCCAGGCCTGGTAGAGGCATTGGTTGTGAGTTTTGATTTTTAAGAGTATTCTGTCTTCAACTGCGTGATAGGTCGCATGCATCTGGTGAATGGAGTCGGGCATAGTCAAACTGATCCGTTGCTGGCCGTAGGCTTGAAATAAAGGGGGCACATTGTACCAAAGCCAACGCTTTTCTCGAAGATTTACTGACCTGCGTATCATGATCCTTGTCTGTTTGCTGATTTTGCTGGCAACCGTTGTCCGGGCGGAGGAAACCCCGGACGACAAAGAGGCCGACGACAAAATCGATTATTGGTTGGAACCGATGGAAGACGACGGAGCCTGGAAGTCTTCTCTGGAAGGCTTGAAGTCGACTCAGTCGTGGGTAGGAGCCTATGTCGACGATTTTGGAGAGAAAGTCGACCGTTTTCTCGGTGATGACCAAATCAGCGTCATCCGCAAAGGCAGCCGTCTTAAGCTGTATTTTCCCTTCTATTTCTACAACGACGGTCAGGTTGATGCACCGGTGTATTTCAGCGCCCAGTGGGACCTTCCGAGAACCAATCATCGCTGGAAAATTCAGATTTCTTCGTTTGAAGAATCTTTAAACGATGACGTTGAAGGCATTCAAGGGCGCGATGCCCCGGAAAATAACAATCTGTTGAAAACCGAAAAAAACAATCCGACTTCAATCAGCGCACGGCATCTTCTGAGTAGCGAGAAAGATCGTCTGATCCAGCTCGATTTCGGACTGAATTTTTATGATATCTGGAAGCCGAATCCTTATTTAAGGGTCCGTAACCGGATTCGCAACGAGCTGAGTTCAACCGTTCACAGCCGTACCACCAACAAGGTGTTTATCGAGCGTCGTCAGGGATTTGCCTGGGAGTTGCAACAGGTTCTGGATTTTCAGATTGAACCGGCACGACTGGTTCGAAGCCAGACAACCGGAACCTGGTGGCATAAACCGGGCGAGTATACTGTGAACCAGAAACTGATTGATTATCATACGATCAATCCGCATCGGCTGGGTTCTTACTTTATCGACAGTAACTGGACTTTAACCAATGAGCGAGCAATTTTTGATGATGTTTCCGTTGGCTTCAATCTGCGCGAGAAGTTGTATAAGGATTGGCTTTTTTCGGAAATAGAGCCCAAAATCACCTGGTACAACGAGCGTGAGTGGAATGATCCGGAATTGCGCCTGATGTTGAAGCTGGAAATGCTTTTTTATCGCACGCCGTCGTAATTTGTGGAGGCCGCCAAAAGTGCAAAGGGAAAACCGTCAATGAACAGTTGGGTATTTTTAGCCATTGCGATCGTTGCCGAGGTGATTGCAACTTCGGCATTGAAAGCGAGTGAGGGCTTTGCCCGTTTGTGGCCTTCCGTCTTGGTCGTTGTCGGTTACGGGCTTTCGTTCTATTTTCTGGCTTTGACGCTGAAAACCATCCCGGTTGGCATCACCTACGCCGTTTGGGCCGGAGTGGGAATCGTGCTGATTTCACTGATCGGGTGGCTGGTGTTCGGCCAGAAGCTCGACTGGCCGGCGGTGTTTGGCATGGGACTGATTCTTGCCGGAGTGTTGATTATCCACCTGTTTTCGAAAGCGACTCAGCATTGAAGCGGGGCGGTTATGTTTACCGGCTCAACGGTTGTCCGACACACTGTCGAACAGATTGGGTAGAAACACCTCTGTCAGCAAAAGTGGCGCTTTCTGATGTAAAAAAACCGATCGCCGGGCATAGCCGGACTGTTTGCCCCACCCAGTATTATTTACCAGCCGGTTGAGATGAGGCCAATGGCCGAGAGTGTCTTTGGAGAATTCGAAAGGGGTACGCTCGATATTCGGCAGGTTGAATAGAACTTCTCCCAGTGGCTGGGTTCCGAGTTGCTTGAGGTCGTGCCACGGATTCAGCGTATCCAGATGCGGAATAACGGTTCTGGCATACACCCAGGGTCCCTGACCGCACTTCAGCAAAACACAACGAACCCAGGCTTCTTCGTCGGGCGGCATTCCCAGTCTCGCCAGTTCGCTGAACAGTGGCACTTCGAATGTTTCCGAAAGAATTTCCACTTCCAGACCGGGACAAAAGGTTCTCATTCTGGCGGTTAAAGAGGTTGGCGTGGTCAGCCACGAGCGAATAAGCGGCGTTGAAGCGACTCGGTGGATCAGTTTCGGCGGTTTCCAGAATTGTGGCTTTATCGAGGAAACTCCCTGCTTTTCCTGTAACAGCCTTTTTATTTTTGCTAATCGTTCCGTAGCCGACATGGAATCCCTTTGCTTTATCAGGCGTGTTGATAATCGAGTCTCTGGCCGATCCAGCGATTTTGCAAGGCGTCTGCCAAGGGGGCGTTGTTGGCGACAATCTGTTCCGACCACTGCTTGGCGACCGGTACCCAGCGGGCATCGCGTTTTAAATCGGCAATCCGGAATTGTAACCCTCCAGTCTGTCTGGTGCCAAGAATTTCTCCGGGGCCGCGCAGATTCAAGTCTTCTTCGGCAATGCGGAAACCGTCGTTGGTTTCGCGCATGATTTGTAAGCGCGCTTTGCCGGTTTCCGAGAGTGGCGATTGGTATAGCAGCACACAATGACTCTGTTTTTCGCCCCGACCGACACGACCTCGCAACTGATGTAGCTGCGCCAGTCCGAGGCGTTCGGCGTTTTCGATAATCATCAGGCTGGCATTCGGTACATTGACCCCGACTTCGATCACCGTGGTTGCTACCAGTAGATCCAGCTCGTGGGTTTTAAAGGCTTGCATCACCAGCGCTTTCTGTTCGCCTTTCAGGCGGCCGTGAACCAGACCAATACGTAAATCCGGCCAACGTTCGCTGAACTGATTGGCGGTCACTTCCGCCGCCTGCGCATGCAACAGCTCCGACTCTTCGATCAGTGGGCAGACCCAATAGGCCTGCACACCGTCTTTACAGCGTTGATACAGATGCTCCATCACTTCAAAGCGTTTGTTATTATTGATGACGGCGGTATCGATTGGTTTTCGCCCCGGCGGCAGTTCGTCGATGATCGACAGATCCAGGTCGCCGTAAGCGGTCATGGCCAGAGTCCTTGGAATGGGAGTGGCGGTCATAATCAATTGATGGGGATGCACCTCAGACAGTCTGTTTTGAACCATTTTTTTGTTGCTCTCGGGCTTCCGATGCTCATTGGCTGTTTGATTCGACGTTGCTGAGGGTACTTCGTCCGTCTCTCCTTCAAGTATGATCGATTGTCCTTTTTGCTGCAGAGCCAGACGTTGGTGGACACCGAAACGGTGTTGTTCGTCGATAATGGCGAGGCCGAGTTTCCGGAAATTGACGGCGTCCTGAAACAGAGCATGGGTGCCGATTACGACTTGGGCATCGCCGTTTTCGATACGTGCGAGCTGGTAGCGTCTTTCGGCGGTCTTCATGCGTCCGTTCAGCCATGCGACTTCGATTTCCAGCGGTTCAAGCCATTCCTGAAAGGCATTAAGGTGTTGTTCGGCAAGAATCTCTGTCGGAGCCATAACCGCGACTTGAAAACCGGCTTCGGCCGCTTGAATCGCCGCCAGAGCAGCAATGACCGTTTTGCCGGAACCGACATCACCCTGTACCAATCTTTGCATGGGATGCGGGCGTTGCAAATCGTGTTGAATTTCCTGCAATACGCGCTGTTGGGCTGAGGTCAGAGAAAAGGGCAGAGAGGCAAGCAGTTCGTTAACGCGGCGGCTGGAAGGGAAGACCGGCGCCGAGCGCTTCTGCTCTTGTTGACGCAGTTTTTGCAGCCCGATCTGCTGGCTGATCATCTCTTCGACAATCAAACGCTGCTGTGCCGGGTGACGGAACTGCTTGATGGCGATCAGATCGTCGTCGGCTTGCGGCTGGTGCAGTGTAAACAGAGCATCCGTTAAGGTCGGTAGTTGCAGTTCTTCCAACAGAGGCGGCGGCAATAATTCAGCAAGCGGATGCGGTTTTAGAGCAGATAAGGCCTGACTGATCAGTTTCAGCAGGCTGGGCTGTCCCAAGCCTTCCGTGGTCGGATAAACTGGTGTCAGAGTGTTTTCCAGAGCCGGCGGGGCATGCGGATCGATAAATTGATAGGCCGGATGCACCATTTCCAGACCGTTGGGGCCAAGTCGCACTTCGCCGAATACTCGCAGATGTTTACCGCGAACAAAACTCTGTGCCTGACGATAGTGGTAGTGGAAAAAACGCAGTGTCAGCACAGCGCCGCCGAGCGATTGAATCTTCACGACCAGACTGTTGCGCCCGCTGCGGGTCATGGCTTGGGAGATGATTGAACCTTCGGTCTGAACTTCGCTGCCCGGCAGAAGCGACTCGATTGCCAGCAGTCGGGTTTTGTCCTGATAGCGCAACGGCAGATGCAGTAACAGGTCTTGAATAACGAACAGACCCAGTTTATGCAGTTTTTCCAGCAGTTTCGGGCCGACTCCCTTGAGTTCGGTCAGTTCCGCTTCGAGTTGCAACGGCATGCGCTTCCTTTAAAGGCTTGGTAAAAATCGCGGTTTAAAGGCCGATTCTAGCAAAAAGAGGCGCTTTTGAAATTCAATTTTGCGGTTCCAGCCAGCTTCCGTCGCGGTCGATGGTGGTTTTGGCGTTGAGGATGCGATAGCCAGCGCTGCCGATATCGGTTTTCGATGTTTCGATTTCCAGCGTGCCTTCGATTAAAAATGCGTAGTCGGCCTGTTCGACCGGAATGCCTTGCCCCGGGGCGGTTTCGACGAACACGGTTTGATTGGTTGGTGGGGGTGGAACATGAATGCAGGCGCCGAAATAAGGCACCAGCAGAAAGCGCACGATCTTGCCGTTTTCGATGTCCAGTGGAGCGAGGAAACCGTCAAGTTTGATTGGCTTGCGGTTCCATTTTCGGTTCATTGGCGAGGCATTGAAACTATCGAGTATTTTCTGCAATAGCTTTTGTCCCTCTTCGCTTTCGTCCGGCAGTTGATCCAGCCGTTCCAGATCGGCCTGATGCTTTTGCAGGATGGCATCCGCATCGTACCCCGGAGGGAGCAGATCTTCCCAATAAATCAGTGTGGAGGGGGTTTTTGCCACGGCGTGATCGGCGGCGAAAAACGACAGGGCGAAAATACAGATGAAAAAGAGTTGTTTCATGGAATCACATCCGGATCAGAGTTTCGGGGTCAAGCCGTCGTGCAGGCTGCGCTTATAAGCAATATACGCCGGGATCAGACTTAAGGCCAGAGCCAGAATGCCGAGCAGCCCCAAGCCCGTCAGCTCCTGTGTGGTGAGCAAGGGTAAGCTTGGCATGAATTGCAGTACCTGAGGAAAACTGTATTTCGCGAGGTTGAGTAAACCGTAGAAGAGGGCAATGCCGACGGCACTTGCGCTTAACATCAAGGCGGCGGTCTCGATCGCGAAGAGTTTGAAGACATCGCGCGCATGGCAACCCAGGGCTCTGAGAATTGCGATTTCACGGCGCCGTTCGTTCAAAGGCGCCAGCAACACCATGAGTATATTCAACAGCGCGGCTGCTAACACCAAGGCTCCGATCGCCCACAGCGATTTTTCGAACATGCCGAGGGTTTTCCAGAATTTGGCCAGAGTGGCGCCGGGAAGAATGGCACTGAGCGGCTCGTCGGCAAACTGATTGATTTTACGCTGTACTTTAAAGGTCATAATCGGGTTTTTCAGACCGACCAGAACGGCAGTCACGGTTTGGGGCTGCGGTGCCAGTTTGCGTGCCAGCTCCGGTGTCAGCGTCAAGCCGCTGGGGGCGCCGTTATGCCAGCCGACGTGAATTGCTTCCAGCGCTTTCAGAGAAACCTGCAGACTGTCGTCAATCGGCGTTCCGGTCGGCTCAAGAATACCGACGACGGTAAAAATCTGTCCTTTATGCTCGATGGCATGTTGCGGATTCATGCCGTGCGCCAAAGTCAGTTTATGGCCGATAGGGTAGTCAAAACGTCGTGCGACTTCCGCGCCGATGACGACATCGTAAAGATCGTTAAACGGTTTTCCTGCGGCGAATTGCAAGGCTTGCTTCTCGGCATAGCGATAATGGTGGTAGAGATCCTGATTGGTGCCGATTACCTGAAAACCGCGGTGACTGTCGCCGAGTGACAGAGGAATCGTCCAGTCGATCTGCGGCATTTTCTGCAACTCGAGGTAACTTTGATAATCGATATTGTGGGTTGCTTCGCCGAGATGGAACAGGCTGTACAGTAGCAGGTTGACCGGCCCGCTACGGGCGCCGACGATCAGATCGGTGCCGCTGAGACTGTTCATAAAGTGCGCTTTGGTATGGTTGCGTAATTGATCAACACCAATTAGCAAGGCGATACTGACTGCTACTGAAAAGAGACTGAGAATTAAGGGCGTTTTGCGGCTCCATGCGCTTTTTAACGCCAGTCGGATCAGGGAATTAAAGGCCATCGTTTTCCTGCGTGTCAGAGGTCAGGCGAAAGTGCTGCCCGAAATGGCTTTTCAGACTGTGATCGTGGCTGACGAAAATAATACTGGCATTGGCGGAAGCGGCCGTCTGGAACAGCTGTTCGATAAAACGGTGTCGGTGATCACTGTCCAGCGCTGAAGTCGGTTCGTCGGCGAGAATAATCTCCGGTTTGCCGATTAAAGCGCGTGCCGCAGCGACCCTTTGTTGTTGGCCGACGCTCAGGGAATGACTGTTGTTCTGTACCGAGCTTAAACCCAATTGAGCTAATAATGCCTGTGCTTCACGTGAAGCGTTTTCCACCCGGGCGGATTTTTGCGGCGAGGCTTGCAAACTGAGTAGAATGTTTTCCACCGGGGTCAGATAGGTCAGCAGATTAAACTGCTGGAAAATGATCCCTAGATGATCGGCCCGGAAGCGGTCTCGCTTGGCACTCTTCATTTCGGCCAGATTTTGTCCCAACAGGCGAATCGAACCCCGTTGCGGCAGCAAAATGCCGCTAAGAAGATTGAGCAGTGTCGATTTGCCGCTGCCGCTTGGTCCCTCGATGAAAAGATGTTCACCCTGAGCGAGTTTGAGTTCGGGAATTTGCAACAGCACTTGCCGACTGCCGGGCCAGGAGAACTGCAGGTTTTCAATTTCCAGTGCCGGTTGAAGAGGTGACGACGTTGTTGTCATGCTTACTCCGAAGTCAGACGCAATTCCGTTGCATGTTCGTCAAGTGTCTGCGCCGATTGCACGCTATCCCGCAACCATTCAACCCGGAGTTTCATCAGGTGCGGCCAGCTGGCAAACAAGGGTTTGGCGTCGATGACATTTAATTGGGTGGTGTCTGCACATTCAAATTGCCACTCGAAATCAAGATCGCTGTGTCCGCCGGTTTTATGTAGCAGTTCGTCAAGATTATCTTCACGTTCAACCAAGCGGCATCCGGCCGCCTGCGGCAGAATGAAAGGCGCGCCTTTGCGGAGCTGTTGACGTTTCTGCTCGAAAAGCGTTTTCTGTTGTTTGGTTTGTGGAGCATGTTCGAAACCGAGCAGGTTATGTGCTGGACTTTCCAGATCGATCATCAGTTGTTTTCCGGCAATTGCGATATCCATTTCGGCAATGCCGTGTTCATGGGCGCCATGTTCGTGATGATGATGGTGATCGTCGTCGGCGAAAACTGGAGTGACAAAAAGAAGGAGCAGGGGAATTAGGGAACTGCGAGACATAAATATGATCCTGAATGGGTTTTGATAAAATTATCTGCTGATCCTATTAAATTATCTGATCCAGACTATGACTCTATATTGGAGATGCGCATTTCCGACATAAACCATGAATTTCAATCGCCGTCGAGTTGGGACTGAATTGATAAGCGGCGGCTTCTTTCAGTAGTTTCTGCCAGATCGATTCTTCCATTTCGATCTCTTGAAGCTGACCGCATTCGTCACAGATCAGAAATTGGGTAAAGCCGTGGTGGGAGTGGCCGTGCCCGAGATGGTCGCAGACAATATATTGGCGTGTCGAAGAGAGGCGATGCACCGCATCAATCTGTTCGAGAAAATTCAAAGCGCGGTAGATGCTCATTGGTTGCGCTTTGGGGTTGTATTCGTTCTGGTAGCTTTGCAAAATCTCGTAGGCACTCTGCGGTTGCGGATTCTTGAGCATCACGCGCAACACCTGTTCACGTAACGGCGTCAGTTTCGCGCCGTTGTTTTGGCACTGGTTGCGTACTCGGGTCAGATTTTGTTCTAGCGAATCCATAGCTTATTTAGGCCTCTCGAAACGGATCTTCAAGTTGATACCAGTATTCTACGCCAGCATGCAGCTCTTCGTCGCTTAAAAGGCAGGAATCCAACTGCCGAGTGAGCTGATCCGCATCCAGATCCTGGCCGATAAACACCAGTTCCTGGCGCATGTCGCCGAAAGGTTCCTGCCATTTTGCCTGAATGAATTTACGCGCCTCTTCGTCCTGAGGCCATTGCGATTCGGGAACCGCTTTCCAGAACATTCCGGCCCAGCCATGATGAGCGATACCGCCCGCCTGACTCCAGATCCCGGCCATTTGCGGCTGGCTTGCCAGCCAGAAATATCCCTTGGAACGCAAGAGGCGACCCTGTTGCCAGTCCTGATGCAGGAAATCCCAGAATTTTTGCGGATGGAAAGGTTTACGCGCTTTATAGCTGAAACTGGCGATGCCGTATTCTTCGGTTTCCGGGACATGTTCGCCGCGCATTTCTTTGAGCCAGCCCGGGGCCAGCTGCGCTTTGGCAAAATCGAACAGACCGGTATTCAGCAGACGGCTCAGATCGATTTCGCCGTTGGAGATCGCGTGGACTTCGGCATCCGGGTTCAGGGTTTGCAGTACTTCGTAAAGCTGTTGGCGCTGCTTCTCGTCAATCAGGTCGGTTTTGCTGATCAGCAGGACATTGGCAAACTCGATCTGGTCGATGAGCAGATCGGCCACATT encodes the following:
- a CDS encoding chorismate lyase — protein: MSATERLAKIKRLLQEKQGVSSIKPQFWKPPKLIHRVASTPLIRSWLTTPTSLTARMRTFCPGLEVEILSETFEVPLFSELARLGMPPDEEAWVRCVLLKCGQGPWVYARTVIPHLDTLNPWHDLKQLGTQPLGEVLFNLPNIERTPFEFSKDTLGHWPHLNRLVNNTGWGKQSGYARRSVFLHQKAPLLLTEVFLPNLFDSVSDNR
- a CDS encoding F0F1 ATP synthase subunit epsilon, whose protein sequence is MAVSMQVDVVSAEGSIFSGKAEMVFAQAADGEVGIMPHHTQFISQLKPGTVRVVSGDEEGLFYVNSGIIEVQPSVVTILADTAIRAGDLDEAEAQAAKQRAEEAMSNAKSETDIARAQIELAEAVAQIQSISKMRDRLHKTGLA
- the ubiA gene encoding 4-hydroxybenzoate octaprenyltransferase; this encodes MNAYIRLMRLDRPIGIYLVLWPALWALWFAEQGMPDLWILTVFILGSILMRSAGCVINDFADRNFDGHVERTCCRPLATGEISTKAALIFFAFLCLLSFALVLTLNTLTVLLSFVGVALAALYPFMKRYTHWPQAFLGAAFAWAVPMAFAAVLNEIPPAAWLVFAATLIWSLIYDTAYAVGDMPDDLKIGVKSTAILFGEKLHIWIAFFQALMIGLLIWAGVAFAMGGIYYSGLAIAAVWFLYDFKRLGENDPQVAFKVFLQNHWIGVLILLAIAADFQF
- the glmU gene encoding bifunctional UDP-N-acetylglucosamine diphosphorylase/glucosamine-1-phosphate N-acetyltransferase GlmU, producing the protein MALKVVILAAGKGTRMRSSLPKVLQPLAGQPLLQHVVNTAQQLGAEQIFTVVGHQSHLVEEAMSEQQIDFVAQTEQLGTGHAVQQAVPEIADHDTILVLYGDVPLTAKSTLDDLLALVSEQHPLALLTINLDNPTGYGRIVRDHHLAVQAIVEQKDADPEQLQIQEVNTGILAAKGQQLKQWLSQLESNNAQGEFYLTDIIAMCVADGFTVQTTQPSDEIEVLGVNDKLQLQDLERQYQRLMAEELMKQGVTLIDASRIDIRGSVQAGQDVQIDTNVIFEGEVVLGDNVRIGANCILKNVSIAANSEIYPFSHLEACVVGEKASIGPYARLRPGTELADEVRIGNFVETKKARIGKGSKVNHLSYVGDTLMGEGCNIGAGTITCNYDGVNKHLTVIGDRVFVGSDSQLVAPVSIGSDATIGAGSTITKDAPEGELTLSRSKQLTLKGWQKPKKL
- the recG gene encoding ATP-dependent DNA helicase RecG, encoding MPLQLEAELTELKGVGPKLLEKLHKLGLFVIQDLLLHLPLRYQDKTRLLAIESLLPGSEVQTEGSIISQAMTRSGRNSLVVKIQSLGGAVLTLRFFHYHYRQAQSFVRGKHLRVFGEVRLGPNGLEMVHPAYQFIDPHAPPALENTLTPVYPTTEGLGQPSLLKLISQALSALKPHPLAELLPPPLLEELQLPTLTDALFTLHQPQADDDLIAIKQFRHPAQQRLIVEEMISQQIGLQKLRQQEQKRSAPVFPSSRRVNELLASLPFSLTSAQQRVLQEIQHDLQRPHPMQRLVQGDVGSGKTVIAALAAIQAAEAGFQVAVMAPTEILAEQHLNAFQEWLEPLEIEVAWLNGRMKTAERRYQLARIENGDAQVVIGTHALFQDAVNFRKLGLAIIDEQHRFGVHQRLALQQKGQSIILEGETDEVPSATSNQTANEHRKPESNKKMVQNRLSEVHPHQLIMTATPIPRTLAMTAYGDLDLSIIDELPPGRKPIDTAVINNNKRFEVMEHLYQRCKDGVQAYWVCPLIEESELLHAQAAEVTANQFSERWPDLRIGLVHGRLKGEQKALVMQAFKTHELDLLVATTVIEVGVNVPNASLMIIENAERLGLAQLHQLRGRVGRGEKQSHCVLLYQSPLSETGKARLQIMRETNDGFRIAEEDLNLRGPGEILGTRQTGGLQFRIADLKRDARWVPVAKQWSEQIVANNAPLADALQNRWIGQRLDYQHA
- the atpD gene encoding F0F1 ATP synthase subunit beta, which produces MMSGKIVQIIGAVVDVEFKGADLPKIYDALKVDELGLTLEVQQQIGDNQVRAIAMGSSDGLKRGMAVMNTGEAIAVPVGKATLGRIFDVLGNAIDNAGPVESEETMVIHRTAPAFDELAASQELLETGVKVIDLICPFAKGGKVGLFGGAGVGKTVNMMELIRNIAIEHSGYSVFAGVGERTREGNDFYYEMEESGVLDKVALVYGQMNEPPGNRLRVALTGLTMAEYFRDEGRDILFFVDNIYRYTLAGTEVSALLGRLPSAVGYQPNLAQEMGQVQERITSTKTGSITSIQAVYVPADDLTDPAPATTFAHLDATVVLNRAIAETGIYPAIDPLDSTSRQLDPLVVGQEHYDVARNVQQTLQRYKELKDIIAILGMDELSEEDRALVARARKMQRFFSQPYFVAKVFTGEDGRYVPLKETIRGFKMIASGELDDVPEQAFMYAGDIDEVLEKAKKYKG
- a CDS encoding SMR family transporter, which produces MNSWVFLAIAIVAEVIATSALKASEGFARLWPSVLVVVGYGLSFYFLALTLKTIPVGITYAVWAGVGIVLISLIGWLVFGQKLDWPAVFGMGLILAGVLIIHLFSKATQH